Proteins found in one Oncorhynchus mykiss isolate Arlee chromosome 17, USDA_OmykA_1.1, whole genome shotgun sequence genomic segment:
- the LOC118940460 gene encoding histone H1-like — protein sequence MAEVAPAPAAAAPAKAPKKKAAAKPKKAGPSVGELIVKAVSASKERSGVSLAALKKSLAAGGYDVEKNNSRVKIAVKSLVTKGTLVQTKGTGASGSFKINKKAVEAKKPAKKAAAPKAKKVAAKKPAAAKKPKKVAAKKAVAAKKSPKKAKKPATPKKAAKSPKKVKKPAAAAKKAAKSPKKATKAAKPKAAKPKAAKAKKAAPKKK from the coding sequence ATGGCAGAAGTCGCACCAGCACCCGCCGCCGCCGCGCCGGCCAAGGCACCCAAGAAGAAGGCAGCAGCCAAGCCCAAGAAAGCGGGACCCAGCGTAGGCGAGCTCATCGTCAAGGCGGTGTCCGCCTCCAAGGAGAGGAGCGGCGTGTCCCTGGCCGCGCTCAAGAAGTCTCTGGCGGCAGGCGGCTACGACGTGGAGAAGAACAACTCCCGTGTCAAGATCGCCGTCAAGAGCCTCGTCACCAAGGGCACCCTGGTCCAGACTAAGGGCACCGGTGCTTCCGGCTCCTTCAAGATCAACAAGAAGGCCGTCGAGGCAAAGAAGCCCGCCAAGAAAGCCGCAGCCCCCAAAGCTAAGAAGGTGGCCGCCAAGAAGCCCGCCGCCGCCAAGAAGCCCAAGAAGGTAGCAGCCAAGAAGGCCGTGGCCGCAAAGAAGTCCCCCAAGAAGGCCAAGAAGCCCGCTACACCCAAAAAGGCCGCCAAGAGCCCAAAGAAGGTGAAGAAGCCCGCCGCAGCGGCCAAGAAAGCGGCCAAGAGCCCCAAGAAGGCTACCAAGGCAGCGAAGCCCAAAGCCGCCAAGCCCAAGGCGGCCAAGGCCAAGAAGGCAGCCCCCAAGAAGAAGTAA